DNA sequence from the Thunnus maccoyii chromosome 7, fThuMac1.1, whole genome shotgun sequence genome:
TACAACATCCCAAAGGAAGTTGACACCCAAAACTGCATGTGAGCTTTATAGTAAAATGTTGTAGACACTTTATCATAATGACGTATTCCAAATCAATGAAACTGTTCTGGTGGAAGTGATCATGTTTCATACTTTACTAAATGtataaaagtctttttttttaccctcatAAGTTTGATTCAGAATCAACATTATGGTACCAATGATCCCATTTTCCATTATCCTCTCTTTTAGATTTCATTTCCACCATGTCAGCCAATGGGAGCTCAGAAACAGGCTGCAGGTCAGAAGTCAGACCGACCAACAACACCTGCAGCCAGAAAGAGCTGTCTGTCACTGCCTCCGTCATCTCCATGACTGTGGGCATCTTTTCCAACAGCCTCGCCCTCTTCATCCTGGTCAAATCCTACAAACGCATCCGGATCAAGTCCAAGGCATCCTTCCTTCTGTTTGCCAGCAGCCTGGTGGTCACCGACCTGCTGGGCCACCTCGTCAACGGCTCCCTGGTGCTTTTTGTCTACAGCTCCCACAAGAAATGGGAGACATTTGACCCTAACCACATTGTGTGCAGCCTCTTCGGGGCGTCCATGGTGTTCTTCGGCCTGAGCCCCCTGTTCCTGGGAAGTGCCATGGCGGTGGAGCGCTGCATTGGAGTCACCAGACCCATCTTCCACTCCACAGGGTTAGCTTCCCACCACATGAAAAGGCTGCTGGGGCTCACCTTGCTGCTTGCTGCCCTGGTGGCTATGCTGCCTGTGATGCTGCTGAGGCCCTATAAGGTTCAGCGCTCCAGAAGCTGGTGCTTCTTCCATATGGAGGGACCCAAAGACTGGCTGGATGTGCTCCTGCCTCTGCTTTTCTCTATACTGGGGTTACTGGCCTTGCTGCTGTCTATTGTGTGCAACACTCTGACAAGCTGTGCTTTGCTGCAGTCCAGACTGCGCCGCAAACATCACTGCAGAGGCACGTCTTATCACATAGAGATGATCTGCCAGCTCCTGGCCATCATGTTGGTGTCCTGCGTGTGCTGGGGCCCGTTACTGGTAAGGATTTCTCTTCAGTACACCTTTGACTCAAAACAATCACAGAGTGCAGGCTGACACTGGGGGGGGTTTGTGAAGGTGTGGGGTCAGCCAAGAGTTGCACATTCCC
Encoded proteins:
- the ptgfr gene encoding prostaglandin F2-alpha receptor, encoding MSANGSSETGCRSEVRPTNNTCSQKELSVTASVISMTVGIFSNSLALFILVKSYKRIRIKSKASFLLFASSLVVTDLLGHLVNGSLVLFVYSSHKKWETFDPNHIVCSLFGASMVFFGLSPLFLGSAMAVERCIGVTRPIFHSTGLASHHMKRLLGLTLLLAALVAMLPVMLLRPYKVQRSRSWCFFHMEGPKDWLDVLLPLLFSILGLLALLLSIVCNTLTSCALLQSRLRRKHHCRGTSYHIEMICQLLAIMLVSCVCWGPLLIHVIILSTKAKGEPASFSLLMVIRMATWNQILDPWVYILLRKAVLRKIFMLLQSIWGSKSHKLHHWQRSVLRSSVETSHSGVGPADSRCTLPLSHTTIKSIT